The nucleotide window AGTGCAAATCGTATAAAGAGTGAAAAAAATGAATACACAATAGTAAATAATGTTATCCAAAAAATAACTATATCCCTAGAGCAGTAAacatatacatactgtacatacatacatacatacatacatacatacatacatacatacatacatacatacatacatacatacatacatacatacatacatacatacatacatacatacatacatatacagataaataaatacagaaaaattAAACAGAAGGCATTTGAACCCAGTCTGGCACAAAGAGAAGATTCAAGTGGGAGACAGGTCTACACACAatttacagtatatacatacagtacgtGCCATTTGCTATATAGAAGCtaaatattatattataattaaattataggtagccctttttctttTATTCCAGGCTTTATCTAAATATTCCGCAAACGGGACTCTGGGTCCCACTACTCACTGTCATCTCCTGGGCGATCTGTCGGAACATCATCTCTCTCTGTTGCTGCAGCCGCTGCTCCATCTGGGAGtactctctctgctcctccctctgAAGGAGCTTTAAAGCCTGCAGCTCCTGGCGCCTGCATAGTCaggtacacacacccacacggacacacacggacacacacacacgggagatTGAACATACTAATGAAGTGAATGCATTGAATATGAATGTGTTTAAGTCTCCCATCTAAGACGTATTTGAAATTCTGAGTCTATCCTTAATCTAGTTATTTTTTCATTGGAGCCCAAGCCTTGTTTCCAGAGGGAAAAGTTTACCTGGCGCAGCGCATGTGCCGCTCTTTCCCATCGGTCTCTTTCAGGACCTTTGACGTGGTGACGCTGACCTCTCGGCCGTCCACCATGAACTTCCGGGTCCTTTTGACCGTCTTCCTGTTATGGATCAACTCCTGGAATACAACAAAGAAAAGATTACAGTCACAAAGTGCTTCTGTATAGTTGGTGTAATCTATCTAGGGAAGCACACAACACTTCTTATTACTTCTCTTAAAGGGAAATTACACTCTAAAATCGACtttgtcagatgttttcagacctcaaaagtggaCTACTTTTGAGTTTTGAAAGCACCTGAGAAACTTTGATTTTGGAGTGGAATGTCTCTTTAATCTTAATAAATTGTACCCTTGTGTTTTATGTTCTGTATTATATTCACTTGGGGAACCAATGGGTGCCAGCCTGCCCTGATCACTATCACTCACCTCTACAGGTCTTGACATTGTTGAGACTGTCATTGTTGAGTTGTCTTTCTCTGTCATGTCAGCTTGGTCATCAGTGGCAGCCATCTTGGGTTGATTGTCTGTCACTTGGTGCCAGTTTCCATTTGATGCTGAGTTCAGGTGTACTGTGTCTGTAGCTGTTCCCTGAGATCTAGTTGAGCTCTGTTCGGTCAATATGTTTAATTGGGTCTGACCTGCCTCCTCCTCTTTACCTCCTTCCTCCAGCTTCTTACCtccttcctctttccctccttcctccctcccactATTTGACTCCAAGGTCAAGTTTACCCTCGTCATAGGTTCTCCAGTTGGGGGGTCAgtcatcttctcttctcccttACTGTCTTCttgtttgtttctctcttctttcgGTTCCTGCTTCATGGTCATATTGGTTTCTTGTGCTTGGATAATCACTATGTTATCACTTTCTAATCCAAGGTCCtcctctttactctgttcatcttttccctctgttctgtcctctgctctctctacatTTTCACATTCAGTCACTTTGATATCAATGATTTTATCTTCTGTGTCTGCCCTCAAACTCTTCTCCTTTTCACTGGTCTCAACTTCCATTGTTGATTCACTTTGCTTCTCTGCTTCAGTCTGTATTTCTCCTGTTTGTTCTGATTGTACGGTCTCTTCAATATCACTCTTAGATTCTCCGTCCTCCATTTCAGGACTTGCTTCATGTTCTTTTAAGTCCATTCCTTTGTCTGGAGTTTTCTCAATGTCTGGACAGTTGCTTGTCTCTCCCTCGCTTGTCTTTAACTCCACCTTGACCTCCTGTTCTTCTTTTACATATGTCTTGTCTTGTATTCCTTCTTCATTTATCTGCATCTTATCCCTTTCTTCTACCATACTCCCCTCGTGCTCTGCCTCTTCATCTCTCTTAGCATGTAGTTCATTCTCTTCTAAAATCTTCTCATCCTtgtcctgctcctgctcctgctcctcctctcccctctccttttgTATTTCCTCCTTGGTCCCTTCCGTCCTCTCGTCTTTGCTCTGTTTTGTCTCTTCCTCAGCCTTCCCactggtggccatcttgaagtggTTATGAGTGGACAGATCCAGAAAGTCTAGCACTGAATGCTgggtttctcctctctcttttgtgGATGGGTGGGGCATTTCCAAAGACAAGGCTATAACCAGTGGACTTAGTGTGTGCACTAACTGGCGAGGAGCTTCTTCTACCCTATGCTTAGTATCGTTATTTGGTGCTGATTTGAGGATACCAATTTCCTTAACTGAACATTGAGCCTCAGTAATTGGTTGTTTATTGTCAGAGTCAAGTGCATCACCAACAGAGTCATTGGTACTGTTTTGGTTCATATCAGTGTGGATGCCTACTATTTCCTGTTCAGAAGAAGAAACCACTTCCAGGTCAAGGTCTTGGGCCTCACAGTCATTTGAAATTTCATCCTTCTCTTTTTTCTGCCCCTCAACCTTTTCTTCTGCATCATCTCCTGTGTAATTTGTTTCAGGGATGGGTTGAGTGATCCCTCCCTCCAAGCTGCACCTCCCAACATTCTCACACAGATCCTTCTCCGCatcccctgcatctctctctcctgctggatGTGTCACTTCCTGCtcttctgattggccagtgggACTGTCCTCCTTGTTCTGTTGGGTCTGATTGGCTGGAATTGAGGGGGTGTCTCCCCAGAGACCGGACTTGCAGCGCCGAGACCCGGTGgtcagaaaggagagaaaggtcCCTGGCTCCCAGACCGACAGACGCCTGGCCAGCTTTCTGGCCCTGTCCGTGTTGGGAGTCTCCACCTTGGTCCCAGCGGTGCCCCCATCTTTCACtggggtggaggaagagactggGTCAGGGTtggatggaggtggtggtggactCATACCAGCCTGTATGATAGATGGGCCCTCCTGAGGTTTCTCTGGTACCTGCATTGTTTCTTCTTCCTGCCCCTTCTCAGACTGGGCAGTCCCTCCATCCGACCCCACAATCGTGTCCTCGTCTAGAGAGCCCCCATGGTCGATCAGGGACTGGCAGAGAAAATAATAGGATGTGTTACCATTGTTGTTAATTTAAGACAGACTTTAGGAGGCAATTTCAATTGAATCTATTTTCTGTCCTATCTACTTTAAGACAAATAAAAACACTCAAAGAACAAAATGTTGGAAAGTTGATGTATGAACTTCCACCTACAGTATagaagcagaaatagagaaactTTCCCAACACGTTTTAGATCGAAGCAGATCTCTATTAGAAAGGCATCACTCCCTCAAATcaagtctgcatcccaaatggcactctatggAGAGCAATAGTAATGCCGTCTTTCTGGACTCCACCATGGCTCGTTGACCTAAGCCTATGGGGAAATGAATGGGGGTTTTGGAGGGGTTATGGACAAacgccgaaaataaggtctgtggtaaaaaCAGGCATAGCAGAtcttatatgttttgttctatgagataatcttcatcactttttgtgaattttgaagcatttatgtaatcaaaacaagcacataaagccttcataattcataaaggtcatgttaactaacTTGTATTATTACATAGAACAACAtttataagatctcctaagcctgtagtaacctcagaccttattttcggtgtttatcccaaaaccccatTCTTTCCCCATGAATTTCCCCCATAGGAACGGCCGATCGAACCAAAGGTaactcatttctgttttttaggactacaagctggcgagctctgttccctatatagtgcattacttttgaccaaagcctatgggccctgatcaaaagtagtgaactatatggggaatagggtgccatttgggaagaatCCCCCATCTCTTACCGCTGTCTCCTCCATCACCTCAGCCTTGGCCTCGGCGATGAGTTCTTTCAGGGCTTGACCGTCCCGTCCAGCGCAGGGGAAGGGGTGGGCCAGGAGCTGCTGGGCTCCCCACCGGGCCTCAGGGTTCTTCTGCAGCGCCCTCCGCAGGAAGTCCTGGAAATGGGAGGACCTGAAAGTGGGAACACAGTGCAGGGCCACAGGGATGGGTATAGGTTTCAGGTGacgtatcccaaatggcaccctattccctatgggaaaATATgtgttccatgtgtttgatactatGAGCTGGCCCTCCCcatttaaggtgccaccagccaccactgatTCGTAAAAATAGAGACATCTCCATGTATGACTAACTGTCCCTGACTCACCAGAGGCGTGGGTTGCTGAGGGTGGGTGGGGGGGACTTGGTGATCTTGAGCAGGACCCTCATAGGGTTGAGTGAGTGGTGAGGGGGCTCCATCTCTGCAGCCTCGATCAGCGTCACGCCCAGGGACCAGACGTCCGCCTTGGGGCCATACGGGTTCTCCTTGGAGGTCTCACACTGGATCACCTCTGGAGCCATCCTGGGATAGACGGACgggcagacagagggacagacggaCAAAGTTAGACATTGGGGTTGTTGAAAAAGAATGCACATGGGAATGTGGCTGCATGCTAACAACATTTAAACATATACAAAAATGATAGGAGTAAGACAAACCAGTAAGGGGTTCCAATGAAAGTGGCTCTTTTCTGGAGGGTGTGTATGTTTTTGGCAGACACTCCGAAGTCGGCTGGGGATTGAAACAGGGCTTTGAGAGGACTCAATGAGAGGCACTGATACACTATAAGAGAGACACTAGGATAGACTTATAAACAACATTTAGACAGGCACACAGTCAGGTAGACAGGTAAACGGACGGATGGATGGAAAAtccgagagagagaatggaacagagacagagagaaaagacggacaaagagagagaaagagagagagagattataatCCAGTAGTTGTAGGAGTGTGCTGTGCAGTTTTGTACCCAGTTTGACGTGTCCCTCCATGGTGAGGAGGATGTTGCCTGCCTTCAGGTCTCTATGGATGATGTGGTGTTGGTGGAGGTAGGACAGAGCTTGCAGGGTCTGACAGCATACCTCACTGATCTGCTGCTCAGACAGGCCCCGCTCCAGCTCTGgggggttcacacacacacacacacacacacacacacacacacacacacacacacacacacacacacacacacacacacacacacacacacacacacacacacacacacacacacacacacacggacacgcacgcacacagacacacacaaatacacaaacacaacaaCATATAAGGACAAGCAGTGGCTTCCCAGAGGAGGAAAAACGAAAGAAATGGAAACCAAGGAGTACATGACGCTTTGGCTCCCACCTAACATGATGTCATCCAAGGCCCCCCCTGGGCAGAACTCAACCAGGATCTATGGGACAGAAAGAGATTGAATCTTCAACGATCAATCATCAAAAGCcttaactgtatatatataatggaTAGTTTTTgtattaattttttatttaacctttatttaactaggcaagtcagttaagaacaaatattttttcacaatgacggcctaggaacagtgggttaactgccttcttcaggggcagaacgacagatttcacATAGTTCACTGAAACCCCTCCAACAAGTCCTGACCCAGTGCATTAATATTGACACCTAGCAATGGAGTCAAACAGCTGAAAAAGACCTCACCCACAGCCAACCCTCAAAGAAGGTGGCGTCCAACAACCCAAGGATGTTGCTATGGCGGCAGGCTGCCAGGATGTCGATCTCGGTGATATAGTCGTCAAGCTGCTCCTCGTTGCGTACCTCCATCACTTTAGCAGCAGCCAGGGCCCCAGTGGTGTGGTTCTGGGCCTGAAAACAGACAGAGGAATACACTACGGTCTCTACGGTGCCATCTACATTATACTGGCTTTAGTCTATATATTATTTGTAATTCATCATCTTCTCGCAGGCTTTGCATCAAAATGCTTTGTATGAAAAAAGACCGTTAAAAATATCACAAACAATACCTTGAACTCATATACCAGTGAGAGAGATACACATGACATCACTCTAATCTAGGTGGCCCTAGTTCTTTGCATCTTGGATTCAATAATAATACAGTATTTTACATTTACAATTTACAAATGAAGAATAAAACCATCACATTAAAGTTGGAAATCAGTCAGCTAAGTGCAACAACAGTCAAGGTGTTTCTGCAAAAACAGAAGAGCAGATGCGTGTGGGTTATACGTCAAGACAGGAAGTTATATTTCAGCCTGTATGGGTTGACAGGAAAACGACAAACCACAGTATGGCCTCATGACGCATGCTATACTCTGCCTACCATGGAGAAGATCCACAACACAGCTTTAAATCAAAAGCACTACAAAGTTTGGTAACACGGTTGGCTGCTCTTGTTTTGCACTGAGACATaatttcactccatcattgccaTATTGAATTAAATCCAGAGTTAGTTACTCTCCATCCCATCAGAGATGCTAGAATTTTCAtcttaaatgtaatatttttacggatttggtttggtttggagaggaaaggaaaggagacaagacCAGACCAGAAGTTAAAAGAAGTTGAGTATTGGGCCCCAGCCTGCTGGTACCTTGTAGACCTTCCCAAAGGCCCCGTCTCCCAGCTCCCCCTGGGTGTCCCAGGTCTCTCGCGGGTCCACGTCTCTCCGGAGGTTCTCATAATCCTTCACCCTCTTCTTCTCAGGGCCCAGACGAAAGATACGCATCAGAAGGGACGCCATGTCCCTCACCCCACCTTGCCCTGTCC belongs to Salvelinus namaycush isolate Seneca chromosome 20, SaNama_1.0, whole genome shotgun sequence and includes:
- the si:dkey-81j8.6 gene encoding serine/threonine-protein kinase 10, whose protein sequence is MASLLMRIFRLGPEKKRVKDYENLRRDVDPRETWDTQGELGDGAFGKVYKAQNHTTGALAAAKVMEVRNEEQLDDYITEIDILAACRHSNILGLLDATFFEGWLWILVEFCPGGALDDIMLELERGLSEQQISEVCCQTLQALSYLHQHHIIHRDLKAGNILLTMEGHVKLADFGVSAKNIHTLQKRATFIGTPYWMAPEVIQCETSKENPYGPKADVWSLGVTLIEAAEMEPPHHSLNPMRVLLKITKSPPPTLSNPRLWSSHFQDFLRRALQKNPEARWGAQQLLAHPFPCAGRDGQALKELIAEAKAEVMEETASLIDHGGSLDEDTIVGSDGGTAQSEKGQEEETMQVPEKPQEGPSIIQAGMSPPPPPSNPDPVSSSTPVKDGGTAGTKVETPNTDRARKLARRLSVWEPGTFLSFLTTGSRRCKSGLWGDTPSIPANQTQQNKEDSPTGQSEEQEVTHPAGERDAGDAEKDLCENVGRCSLEGGITQPIPETNYTGDDAEEKVEGQKKEKDEISNDCEAQDLDLEVVSSSEQEIVGIHTDMNQNSTNDSVGDALDSDNKQPITEAQCSVKEIGILKSAPNNDTKHRVEEAPRQLVHTLSPLVIALSLEMPHPSTKERGETQHSVLDFLDLSTHNHFKMATSGKAEEETKQSKDERTEGTKEEIQKERGEEEQEQEQDKDEKILEENELHAKRDEEAEHEGSMVEERDKMQINEEGIQDKTYVKEEQEVKVELKTSEGETSNCPDIEKTPDKGMDLKEHEASPEMEDGESKSDIEETVQSEQTGEIQTEAEKQSESTMEVETSEKEKSLRADTEDKIIDIKVTECENVERAEDRTEGKDEQSKEEDLGLESDNIVIIQAQETNMTMKQEPKEERNKQEDSKGEEKMTDPPTGEPMTRVNLTLESNSGREEGGKEEGGKKLEEGGKEEEAGQTQLNILTEQSSTRSQGTATDTVHLNSASNGNWHQVTDNQPKMAATDDQADMTEKDNSTMTVSTMSRPVEELIHNRKTVKRTRKFMVDGREVSVTTSKVLKETDGKERHMRCARRQELQALKLLQREEQREYSQMEQRLQQQREMMFRQIAQEMTSKKQYYDSELERVEKQYVQQSSRMETEHTARLREDARRLKSQQERELNRKAAVLKAQPREEARYLQKQQQELNETLQKGVQEHKRKVASMEWDITVKTQQLKRARESVIWEMEQRHLQEKYHLFKQQVKEQYSLQRQQLTKRHSKDTDRASQFHRALLDEQRAQQAQERTQLQRAQRTEAKARLAHFKQELKTLGLSGQEHRQRLTLFMSEEEGRQRAERQSLQQVQEGQLREVQEQCDGNMTELQELQNEKLQLLVDMEKKKIRRLEDEHTLELNEWKDKLACRKEVLEEDLARRRREKEGAKRRGSEPESRFAPRRSRFFSSLNFS